A DNA window from Fragaria vesca subsp. vesca linkage group LG3, FraVesHawaii_1.0, whole genome shotgun sequence contains the following coding sequences:
- the LOC101312908 gene encoding flavoprotein WrbA-like yields MATKVYIVYYSMYGHVEKLAEEIKKGAASVEGVEATLWQVPETLQDEVLGKMSAPPKSDAPIITPNELADADGFVFGFPTRFGMMAAQFKAFMDATGGLWRTQQLAGKPAGIFYSTGSQGGGQETTALTAITQLVHHGMIFVPIGYTFGAGMFEMENIKGGSPYGAGTFAGDGSRQPTKLELEQAFHQGKYIATITKKLKGAAA; encoded by the exons ATGGCTACCAAAGTGTATATTGT GTACTATTCCATGTACGGACATGTAGAGAAGCTAGCAGAAGAAATTAAAAAGGGAGCTGCATCTGTGGAAGGAGTTGAAGCCACACTATGGCAG GTCCCTGAGACACTACAAGATGAGGTGCTTGGGAAAATGAGTGCACCACCAAAGAGTGATGCACCAATCATCACGCCAAATGAACTTGCTGATGCAGATGGATTTGTATTTGGCTTTCCCACAAGATTTGGTATGATGGCTGCTCAATTTAAAGCATTTATGGACGCAACTGGGGGTCTATGGAGAACACAACAGCTTGCTGGAAAACCTGCTGGGATCTTTTACAGCACTGGATCTCAAGGTGGTGGACAAGAGACAACTGC ATTGACTGCCATCACTCAGCTGGTTCACCACGGGATGATATTTGTTCCCATTGGATACACATTTGGAGCTGGCATGTTTGAAATGGAGAATATCAAGGGAGGAAGTCCATATGGTGCAGGAACATTTGCCGGGGATGGTTCAAGACAGCCAACTAAGCTTGAGCTCGAGCAAGCATTCCACCAAGGGAAATACATTGCCACCATCACAAAGAAGCTGAAGGGAGCTGCTGCTTAA
- the LOC101313194 gene encoding transcription factor bHLH123-like: protein MADEYQNTGNWWDSTSRNRFETGSSPPSSSLNSLGSFGWQPDMIEMKSRSSMDSGSVSGTSSIVFHDPQKLQGSDSSSGGDPSLHMMGLGLNSQATDWNQAIFRGEKAETSFRSILQDNMNSNANFQQETHDQQQLQWRDKLFTGSSGEMSRGFSLDQTQFSPQYSSGESTVTCQGLSTSFQMDSAALYGTSPSTILQGLLGSPHDHNQPQPPSPSIVFPYQASYGINSTELLPSWSNKVPQFLRTSPPKHPSNSPHSHLQFSNNAAFWNAPHEAAMKDVRPTFFPSLQPQFPTARFDEKPKNISEVHQDSGAVVKKSGSEASKRPRNETSSTLPAFKVRKEKMGDRITALQQLVSPFGKTDTASVLSEAIEYIKFLHEQVSVLSNPYMKSGAAIQHQQKSDKSKDPEGPKHDLRGRGLCLVPVSSTFPAAHETTVDFWTPTFGGTFR from the exons ATGGCAGATGAATATCAGAATACTGGGAACTGGTGGGACTCAACATCAAGAAACAGGTTTGAAACCGGCTCATCGCCACCGTCTTCAAGCCTCAACAGCTTGGGAAGCTTTGGATGGCAACCAGACATGATTGAAATGAAGTCAAGGTCTTCTATGGATTCCGGGTCGGTCTCTGGTACTTCTTCCATAGTCTTCCATGATCCCCAGAAGCTGCAAGGGTCTGATTCTTCGAGTGGAGGCGATCCTAGCTTGCACATGATGGGTTTAGGGCTTAACTCTCAGGCGACAGATTGGAACCAAGCCATATT TCGTGGTGAGAAGGCCGAGACCAGTTTTCGTTCAATATTACAAGACAACATGAACTCCAACGCTAACTTTCAGCAAGAAACACACGATCAGCAACAACTCCAGTGGAGAGACAAGTTGTTTACTGGCAGCTCCGGCGAAATGAGCCGGGGTTTTTCTTTAGACCAAACGCAGTTTAGTCCTCAATATAGCTCCGGCGAAAGCACGGTGACATGTCAAGGCTTGTCCACTAGTTTTCAAATGGATTCAGCAGCTTTATACGGGACTAGTCCATCAACCATATTACAAGGACTACTGGGATCACCTCATGATCATAATCAGCCACAACCGCCTTCACCTTCTATCGTTTTTCCATATCAAGCAAGTTATGGCATTAACTCGACCGAGCTATTGCCTTCTTGGTCTAATAAGGTCCCTCAGTTTCTAAGAACATCACCTCCAAAACACCCTTCTAACAGTCCTCATAGCCATTTACAGTTTTCTAATAACGCTGCCTTTTGGAATGCACCTCACGAGGCAGCCATGAAAGATGTCCGGCCGACCTTTTTCCCGTCATTGCAACCACAATTTCCCACGGCACGCTTCGATGAGAAGCCAAAG AATATATCTGAAGTTCATCAGGATTCTGGTGCGGTGGTGAAGAAAAGCGGAAGTGAAGCATCCAAAAGGCCTCGAAATGAAACGTCATCAACTTTGCCAGCTTTCAAG GTGAGGAAAGAGAAGATGGGGGACAGAATCACTGCACTCCAACAATTGGTTTCGCCTTTCGGAAAG ACTGATACAGCCTCAGTGCTCTCTGAAGCCATTGAATATATCAAGTTCCTCCATGAACAAGTTTCT GTTTTAAGTAACCCATACATGAAAAGTGGAGCTGCCATACAACATCAGCAG AAATCTGATAAATCGAAAGACCCTGAAGGTCCCAAACATGACCTAAGAGGCCGTGGACTATGTTTGGTTCCAGTTTCGAGCACCTTCCCGGCCGCACATGAGACAACAGTTGATTTTTGGACGCCTACGTTTGGAGGAACATTCAGATAA